The following proteins come from a genomic window of Nitrospirota bacterium:
- a CDS encoding SHOCT domain-containing protein, translated as MSGRSSPGLSLGVLAVAWLAALGFCGCAGTVQTGPPETRIVCGQCEEGDRFVRLQTRQAREQGVRFAHPFRLSPEDWKPILASVQVQTLTTKFLFLPEKQPAVPAFTQDEIDYLSGTLSKAFAEAQPHEIVVFGLAHPGSPDVVEMTTGGWFVERTSLHLVLANYRCAVTMPGVRERLSRDPLSPNTGDTFDLPAGAHQTLVRESSLVGPSLNPTPSELAIDYKPLLLTLLAPRPRGAAPPATAADSPGREQRGPARLSIEESLALLQRLRDRGLVTDEEYRAKKKQLIEQF; from the coding sequence ATGAGCGGCAGAAGCTCACCCGGCTTGTCTCTTGGCGTGCTCGCCGTCGCCTGGTTGGCGGCGCTGGGCTTCTGCGGCTGTGCTGGCACGGTCCAGACCGGACCCCCGGAGACCAGGATCGTCTGCGGCCAGTGTGAGGAGGGAGACCGCTTCGTCAGGCTTCAGACCCGCCAGGCTCGGGAGCAAGGGGTCCGCTTCGCCCATCCGTTCAGGCTCAGTCCTGAAGACTGGAAGCCCATCCTGGCCAGCGTCCAGGTCCAGACCCTGACCACGAAGTTTCTGTTTCTGCCCGAGAAGCAGCCAGCCGTGCCGGCTTTCACGCAGGACGAGATCGACTACCTGAGCGGGACCCTCAGCAAAGCCTTCGCCGAGGCCCAGCCGCATGAGATCGTCGTGTTCGGGCTGGCCCACCCTGGCTCGCCCGACGTCGTCGAGATGACGACCGGCGGCTGGTTCGTCGAAAGGACGTCGCTCCACCTGGTGTTGGCCAATTACCGCTGCGCCGTCACCATGCCGGGAGTCCGCGAGCGGTTGAGCCGGGACCCGCTCAGCCCCAACACCGGAGATACCTTTGACCTCCCGGCCGGCGCACACCAGACGCTGGTCAGGGAGTCGAGCCTGGTCGGCCCGTCTCTGAATCCGACCCCCTCTGAGTTGGCGATCGATTACAAGCCCCTGCTTCTCACCCTGCTGGCGCCTCGGCCTAGGGGAGCGGCGCCCCCCGCGACCGCTGCTGATTCACCGGGGCGGGAGCAGAGGGGACCAGCGCGCCTCTCGATCGAAGAGTCGCTCGCGCTGCTGCAGAGGCTCAGAGATCGGGGATTGGTGACGGACGAGGAGTACCGGGCGAAGAAAAAGCAACTGATCGAGCAATTCTAG
- a CDS encoding cytochrome c translates to MGFVAQPRLLVLAALIGTAVLACVHHDPLKPRVPADRLDEAKVLKAPFGDARKASPEIIAEGKKLFQGKGSCFHCHGMEGKGDGPAAGKLYPHPPRNFTSCQWHEARTDGELFWVIDHGVPGTGMVDHVHDGHLKEIEAWKIVAYLRTLCEFR, encoded by the coding sequence ATGGGCTTCGTCGCACAGCCGAGGCTGCTCGTGCTAGCCGCGCTTATCGGCACTGCGGTTCTGGCCTGCGTGCACCATGATCCCCTCAAGCCGCGCGTCCCGGCGGACCGTCTCGACGAAGCCAAAGTCCTGAAAGCTCCCTTTGGCGACGCTCGGAAGGCATCCCCGGAGATCATCGCCGAGGGCAAGAAGCTGTTTCAGGGCAAGGGCTCCTGCTTTCACTGTCACGGCATGGAAGGCAAGGGCGACGGGCCGGCGGCGGGCAAGCTCTATCCTCATCCCCCCAGGAACTTCACGAGCTGCCAGTGGCACGAGGCCCGCACGGACGGGGAGCTCTTCTGGGTCATTGATCACGGGGTGCCCGGGACCGGCATGGTAGACCATGTCCACGACGGGCATCTGAAGGAAATTGAAGCCTGGAAGATCGTGGCCTATCTCCGCACCCTCTGCGAATTTCGGTGA
- a CDS encoding polymer-forming cytoskeletal protein encodes MWKNGNGDAGEKRGNGSRTLLEGDPSESASGKGADVIAFVGKGVEFKGVIRYDGTVRIDGQLEGEIHTTGVLLVGEEAILTASVNARKVVSQGQITGDIIATESVQLLAPAVLKGSIKAPLLSMEQGVVFSGTLDMSQAESQPARPQAIESVAPIRSGPFTRPLSG; translated from the coding sequence ATGTGGAAGAACGGGAACGGGGATGCGGGTGAAAAGCGGGGAAACGGCAGCCGGACGCTGCTCGAAGGGGACCCTTCCGAGAGCGCGAGCGGAAAGGGCGCGGATGTCATCGCCTTCGTCGGGAAAGGCGTGGAGTTCAAGGGGGTCATCCGCTACGACGGCACCGTCCGGATCGACGGGCAACTGGAGGGTGAAATCCACACGACCGGCGTGCTGTTGGTGGGAGAAGAAGCCATCCTCACGGCGTCCGTGAACGCCCGCAAGGTCGTCAGCCAGGGACAGATCACCGGCGACATCATCGCGACGGAGTCGGTGCAGCTCCTGGCACCGGCGGTCCTGAAGGGATCCATCAAGGCTCCGCTCCTGTCCATGGAGCAGGGCGTCGTCTTCAGCGGGACCCTGGACATGTCCCAGGCCGAGTCCCAGCCGGCCAGACCGCAGGCGATCGAGTCCGTAGCACCCATCAGGTCCGGGCCGTTCACCCGCCCGCTGTCAGGCTAG
- a CDS encoding sigma 54-interacting transcriptional regulator: MGSPAYSGPERRKVQRLRRSFLVQYRLREERRSRLIGSGNAWAYDLCTDGMRLHTLGPLPCSTTLLRNGRVQIDCQVTAQDGQDAWLTGRPVWIASPTPAHGDDAHQTFYLGLAFSHEPGAGPTIAHLLSQHPVPSNPTREQLASLLELSHLLTSAVDLDHLLYLILQTANRLMCTNACSLLLVDPLTNELVFKVPVGPASELLKEIRLQPGQGIAGWVVKERRPVLVNDVSKDPRFDRKVDQSTGFRTKSILAVPLQDRGRVLGVIEVLNTAKEKQFEQVDLDLLSAFAAHASVALRNAQLVSTIREENRYLQGELEERYKTLIGESAAMRDAVALARKVAEAQATVLLLGESGVGKEIVARSIHAWSPRASKPFLAVNCVALSDHLLESELFGHEKGAFTGAHQLKKGLFEVAHGGTVFLDEIGEMKPELQAKLLRVLQDHEFERVGGTHPIRVDIRIIAATNQDLHAAVKAGRFRKDLFYRLNVVTIALPPLRERKEDILPLATFFLKRFRRELMRPPMTLSREAITVLQRHDWPGNVRELENVIERAVVLAVGDTIQASDIALGVASLETAPAASLLDLPFHESINAHKRALIRHAIDKAGGSKGKAALALKLQPTYLSRLCRQLGIS; encoded by the coding sequence ATGGGTTCTCCGGCGTATAGCGGCCCGGAGCGACGCAAGGTCCAGCGCCTCCGCCGGTCCTTTCTCGTGCAGTACCGGCTCCGGGAGGAGCGCCGTTCCCGGCTCATCGGGTCGGGCAACGCCTGGGCCTACGACCTCTGCACCGACGGCATGCGTCTCCACACGCTCGGCCCCCTGCCCTGCTCCACCACCCTTTTGCGAAACGGCCGCGTCCAGATTGACTGCCAGGTCACCGCCCAGGATGGGCAAGACGCGTGGCTCACGGGACGGCCCGTGTGGATCGCGAGCCCGACCCCGGCTCACGGTGACGACGCGCATCAAACCTTTTACCTCGGCCTGGCGTTCAGCCACGAGCCCGGCGCCGGCCCCACGATCGCGCACCTGCTGAGCCAGCATCCGGTCCCGTCGAATCCGACCAGGGAGCAACTGGCGTCTCTGCTGGAACTCAGCCACCTGCTGACCTCAGCGGTCGACCTGGATCACCTGCTGTACCTGATCCTGCAGACCGCGAATCGGTTGATGTGCACGAACGCCTGCAGCCTCCTGCTGGTCGATCCGCTGACCAACGAGCTCGTGTTCAAGGTTCCGGTCGGACCGGCGAGCGAGCTGCTCAAGGAGATTCGCCTGCAGCCCGGGCAGGGAATCGCCGGCTGGGTCGTGAAGGAGCGCCGGCCCGTGCTGGTGAACGACGTGTCGAAAGATCCGCGGTTCGACCGCAAGGTCGACCAGTCGACCGGCTTTCGGACCAAGTCCATTCTGGCCGTGCCGCTGCAAGACCGCGGCCGGGTTCTGGGGGTCATCGAGGTCCTCAACACGGCCAAGGAAAAGCAGTTCGAGCAGGTGGATCTCGACCTCCTGTCGGCTTTCGCCGCCCACGCGTCGGTTGCGCTCCGGAACGCTCAGCTCGTCTCCACGATCCGCGAGGAAAACCGCTACCTTCAGGGGGAATTGGAAGAGCGTTACAAAACCCTCATCGGGGAGAGCGCCGCCATGCGAGACGCGGTGGCCCTGGCTCGCAAGGTGGCCGAGGCCCAGGCCACGGTGTTGCTGCTGGGGGAAAGCGGAGTGGGCAAGGAGATCGTGGCCCGCTCCATCCACGCCTGGAGTCCCCGGGCGTCCAAGCCGTTTCTCGCGGTGAACTGCGTCGCGCTCTCGGATCACCTGCTGGAAAGCGAGCTGTTCGGCCACGAGAAAGGCGCCTTCACGGGTGCGCACCAGTTGAAGAAGGGGCTCTTCGAGGTCGCCCACGGCGGCACGGTCTTCCTGGACGAGATCGGCGAGATGAAGCCGGAGCTCCAGGCCAAGCTGCTGCGGGTCTTGCAGGATCACGAGTTCGAGCGGGTCGGCGGCACGCACCCGATCCGGGTGGACATCCGCATCATCGCCGCCACCAACCAGGACCTCCACGCCGCCGTCAAGGCCGGGCGCTTCCGGAAGGATCTCTTCTATCGGCTCAACGTCGTGACGATCGCGCTGCCTCCGTTGCGGGAGCGCAAGGAAGACATCCTCCCGTTGGCCACCTTCTTTCTCAAGCGGTTCCGCCGCGAGCTGATGCGCCCCCCGATGACGCTGTCCCGCGAGGCGATCACGGTTCTCCAGCGGCACGACTGGCCCGGCAACGTGCGGGAGCTGGAGAACGTGATCGAGCGGGCCGTGGTCCTGGCGGTCGGGGACACGATCCAGGCTTCGGACATCGCTCTGGGGGTCGCCAGCCTCGAGACGGCGCCCGCTGCCTCGCTGCTGGACCTGCCGTTCCACGAATCCATCAATGCGCACAAACGGGCCCTCATCCGCCACGCCATCGACAAGGCCGGTGGGAGCAAGGGCAAGGCGGCCCTGGCTCTCAAACTGCAACCCACCTACCTGTCGCGCCTGTGCAGGCAACTGGGCATTTCCTGA
- a CDS encoding outer membrane beta-barrel protein, with product MGRLLVVWSCALFVTLLAQPASAEWYIAGQVGGAFPSNLQGLTGDQSNVGATLTNVSLKMGPVFGGKLGVYSEEMKWLGMEIEAYQSLLKVKAQTYTRSQSGTTTTGTLSESSFNMTTIGLNLVVRYPGDSFQPYAGLGLGLFTPNTDSTTQAGLNALAGLRYKFSQHFALFGEGKYNRATIDFRDPTNSSQLFQGTYSAVLFVAGLSIHF from the coding sequence TTGGGACGTTTGCTCGTCGTCTGGTCGTGCGCGCTGTTCGTGACGCTCCTCGCCCAGCCGGCTTCGGCCGAGTGGTATATCGCGGGGCAGGTGGGCGGCGCCTTCCCGTCCAATCTGCAGGGACTCACAGGGGATCAGAGCAACGTCGGCGCGACGCTCACCAACGTCTCGTTGAAGATGGGACCGGTCTTCGGCGGCAAACTGGGGGTCTATTCCGAAGAGATGAAATGGCTCGGCATGGAGATCGAGGCCTACCAGAGCCTCCTCAAGGTGAAGGCCCAGACCTATACCCGTTCACAGTCCGGTACGACGACCACCGGGACTCTTTCGGAATCTTCGTTCAACATGACCACGATCGGGTTGAACCTGGTCGTGCGCTATCCTGGCGATTCCTTCCAGCCTTACGCGGGACTCGGCCTGGGGTTGTTTACCCCCAATACCGACAGCACGACTCAGGCCGGGCTCAACGCGCTGGCTGGGCTTCGCTACAAGTTCAGCCAGCACTTCGCCCTCTTCGGAGAGGGGAAGTACAATCGGGCCACGATTGACTTCAGAGATCCAACGAACTCCAGCCAGTTGTTTCAGGGGACTTACAGCGCAGTCCTGTTCGTAGCCGGCCTGTCCATCCATTTCTGA
- a CDS encoding type II secretion system protein, whose protein sequence is MRPRRSCRHGVCAGHDVRGASLVELLIVIVIVGILAGMGFLAFLTYRARTYQAEAAVNLAGIYAAERVFFAEAGRYSHFSDIGFALTDGVHRYTYRTHGTTAEGQDSGEAQIPAAVGPVTPENGLVPSASGPTGFTATATADLDVDAVLDQWHVNDRGQGVRKPDVNDAE, encoded by the coding sequence TTGCGTCCTCGCCGGTCGTGTCGTCACGGCGTCTGCGCGGGGCATGATGTCCGCGGGGCGTCGCTGGTCGAGTTGCTGATCGTGATCGTCATCGTCGGCATCCTGGCCGGGATGGGGTTTCTGGCCTTCCTCACCTACCGGGCGAGAACCTACCAAGCCGAAGCGGCCGTCAATCTGGCGGGAATCTACGCGGCCGAGCGGGTCTTTTTCGCCGAGGCCGGCCGGTACAGCCATTTTTCCGACATCGGCTTCGCGTTGACCGACGGGGTCCACCGCTACACCTACCGGACCCACGGCACCACTGCAGAGGGACAGGACTCCGGCGAGGCGCAGATTCCGGCCGCCGTCGGCCCCGTGACGCCGGAGAACGGGCTTGTGCCGTCGGCCTCCGGCCCGACGGGGTTTACCGCCACGGCCACGGCCGATTTGGACGTGGACGCCGTCCTCGACCAGTGGCATGTCAACGACCGGGGGCAAGGAGTGCGAAAACCGGATGTCAACGACGCGGAGTAG
- the pyrF gene encoding orotidine-5'-phosphate decarboxylase, whose amino-acid sequence MTQIDARDRLILALDVPSGDEAERLMDRVAAGVRFVKIGLELYTAAGPEIVQRALARGKRVFLDLKFLDIEETVRRATARVADMGVDFLTVHANRKALRAAVQGRGERPRLKLLAVTVLTNFDGNDLRDMGIQWSVADLVAARARLAAEVGCDGVVASGEEPAAIRQQVGPRLLIVTPGIRPAGRGVDDHARATTPAQAIKAGADYLVVGRPIRDAADPQAAADAIVTEMQAAFDGRA is encoded by the coding sequence ATGACGCAGATTGACGCCCGAGACCGGCTGATCCTGGCGCTCGACGTCCCGTCCGGGGACGAGGCCGAGCGGCTCATGGACCGCGTGGCGGCGGGTGTCCGGTTCGTCAAGATCGGCCTGGAGCTGTACACCGCGGCCGGGCCGGAGATCGTGCAGCGGGCCCTCGCACGGGGGAAGCGGGTCTTTCTGGACCTCAAGTTCCTGGACATCGAGGAGACCGTGCGGCGCGCCACCGCGCGCGTGGCGGACATGGGCGTGGACTTCCTGACCGTGCACGCGAACCGCAAGGCGCTGCGTGCGGCGGTCCAGGGTCGCGGCGAGCGGCCCCGGCTCAAGCTGCTGGCGGTCACGGTGTTGACTAACTTCGACGGGAACGATCTGCGGGACATGGGCATCCAGTGGAGCGTGGCCGATCTGGTCGCGGCGCGGGCCAGGCTGGCGGCGGAGGTCGGCTGCGACGGGGTCGTCGCCTCGGGGGAGGAGCCGGCGGCGATCCGGCAGCAGGTCGGGCCCCGGCTCCTCATCGTCACGCCCGGCATCCGTCCGGCGGGCAGGGGCGTGGACGACCACGCGCGCGCGACCACACCGGCCCAGGCGATCAAGGCCGGCGCCGACTATCTCGTGGTGGGGCGGCCGATCCGCGACGCCGCCGATCCGCAGGCCGCGGCCGATGCCATCGTGACCGAAATGCAAGCGGCGTTCGACGGACGAGCGTAG
- the rpsT gene encoding 30S ribosomal protein S20: MPVIHKSTIKRARQAEKRNQRNRAVQSAVKSVMKKVLAAVDEKSVDGAKAALREATASLHKAVSKGVLKRNTASRRISRLAVRVNALSAGRA; the protein is encoded by the coding sequence ATGCCGGTCATTCACAAGTCAACCATCAAGCGGGCCCGCCAGGCCGAGAAGCGGAACCAGCGGAACCGGGCCGTCCAGAGCGCGGTCAAGAGCGTCATGAAGAAAGTGCTCGCCGCCGTGGACGAGAAGAGCGTGGACGGCGCCAAGGCTGCGCTGCGCGAAGCCACGGCCTCGCTGCACAAGGCGGTCTCCAAAGGCGTACTCAAGCGGAACACCGCGTCCCGACGGATCTCCCGTCTCGCCGTCAGGGTCAACGCTCTGTCGGCCGGCCGGGCCTGA
- the holA gene encoding DNA polymerase III subunit delta — MNVRPQELSATIGRQGIASLYLVVGEEDCLRDQAVAAIRAAVLGGGSGASAPDGGLEAFNHDLLYGDETGAAEILARAGEVPVFASRRLVMVKAAEKLPAREGEALLSYCKAPCDTTTLVFVAAKLDGRTKFAQGLGKAAVVVDCSALTEWDLTGWITREAVSLGVQLTGEAVQTLKERVLSLKDQAGGALYPVRRELEKLAAYVPKGSIAGPAELEAVRGMEAGASVFDLTAAIAAGDRERVLRIAARNLEAGEAPVRILGSLVWQYRRIWKVKDLLRQGGTESEAARHLRMPPFKVKAFLSRFPDPALRSAFRLFLETDSKLKGGSATAPERSLESLLLALCSLGGAGTGGKGQPADRDRPSSSLPTKPAARAVRPGRPTER, encoded by the coding sequence ATGAACGTCAGGCCTCAGGAATTGAGCGCGACGATCGGGCGGCAGGGGATCGCCTCCCTCTACCTGGTCGTCGGGGAGGAGGACTGTCTGCGCGACCAGGCGGTGGCGGCGATCCGTGCGGCGGTGCTGGGCGGGGGGAGCGGCGCGTCGGCTCCCGACGGGGGATTGGAGGCGTTCAACCATGATCTGCTCTACGGCGACGAGACTGGGGCGGCGGAGATCCTCGCGCGAGCCGGCGAGGTTCCGGTCTTCGCCTCGCGCCGCCTGGTGATGGTCAAGGCAGCGGAGAAGCTGCCGGCCCGGGAGGGGGAGGCCCTGCTTTCCTACTGCAAGGCTCCCTGCGACACCACGACCCTGGTGTTCGTCGCGGCGAAGCTGGACGGCCGGACCAAGTTCGCGCAGGGGCTCGGGAAGGCCGCGGTGGTGGTGGACTGCTCGGCCTTGACCGAATGGGACTTGACCGGATGGATCACGCGGGAAGCGGTGTCACTCGGCGTGCAACTGACCGGCGAGGCGGTCCAGACGCTCAAGGAGCGCGTGCTCTCGCTCAAGGATCAGGCCGGAGGCGCCCTCTACCCGGTCCGACGGGAGCTGGAAAAACTGGCGGCCTACGTTCCCAAGGGGTCGATTGCGGGACCGGCCGAGCTGGAGGCAGTCCGAGGCATGGAAGCGGGGGCCTCGGTCTTCGACCTGACCGCGGCGATCGCCGCCGGGGACCGGGAGCGGGTGCTGCGCATCGCGGCCCGCAACTTGGAAGCTGGCGAGGCGCCGGTGCGGATCCTCGGGTCGCTGGTCTGGCAGTACCGCCGCATCTGGAAGGTCAAGGACCTGTTGCGGCAGGGCGGCACCGAATCCGAAGCCGCCCGGCACCTGCGGATGCCGCCCTTCAAGGTCAAGGCGTTCCTGAGCCGGTTTCCCGACCCGGCCCTGCGGAGCGCCTTCCGGTTGTTCCTGGAGACCGACTCGAAGTTGAAGGGCGGCAGCGCGACCGCTCCGGAGCGGTCGCTGGAATCGCTGTTGCTGGCGCTCTGCTCGCTTGGCGGGGCCGGGACTGGTGGGAAGGGCCAGCCGGCTGATCGAGACAGGCCCAGCTCGTCTCTTCCGACGAAACCGGCGGCGCGGGCGGTCAGGCCCGGCCGGCCGACAGAGCGTTGA
- the lptE gene encoding LPS assembly lipoprotein LptE, whose translation MAGPTIGGTSAKPAASTREDAPRLVIPIFENKTFEPNLEQKLTTYARHEFSAGSGVRVVPGAEAADLRLKATIVSVLTPSLSFTQSATFETRVTVTVKAVVEDLRSGKEVWNQNSTASSEFFITNDLQFNRVLQARALEQAGRLIAEDLATRFLAHLEAKAQAKDAAPAEKKSAQ comes from the coding sequence GTGGCAGGGCCGACGATCGGCGGGACTTCCGCCAAACCCGCCGCCTCCACCCGGGAAGACGCACCCCGCCTGGTCATCCCCATCTTCGAGAACAAGACCTTCGAGCCGAACTTGGAGCAGAAGCTCACCACCTACGCGCGCCACGAGTTTTCGGCCGGCAGCGGGGTGCGCGTGGTGCCAGGCGCCGAGGCGGCCGACCTGCGGCTCAAGGCGACGATCGTCTCCGTCCTGACCCCGTCCCTGAGCTTCACGCAGTCGGCGACGTTTGAGACCCGGGTCACGGTGACGGTGAAGGCGGTGGTGGAGGACTTGCGCTCCGGCAAGGAGGTCTGGAACCAGAATTCCACGGCCTCTTCCGAGTTTTTCATCACCAACGACCTGCAGTTCAACCGCGTGCTGCAGGCCCGCGCCCTGGAGCAGGCCGGCCGCTTGATCGCGGAGGATCTGGCCACCCGCTTCCTGGCCCACTTGGAGGCCAAGGCTCAAGCGAAGGACGCGGCGCCGGCCGAGAAGAAGAGCGCCCAGTAA
- the leuS gene encoding leucine--tRNA ligase, with translation MNSQYEHRVIEEKWQAYWAQQGTFLATEDQARPKYYCLEMFPYPSGRIHMGHVRNYAIGDVVARYKAMRGFNVLHPMGWDAFGLPAENAAIAKGVHPSRWTEENIAYMRDQLRRMGLSYDWEREVATCAPDYYKWNQWFFIKMYERGLAYRKRSAVNWCPSCETVLANEQVEEGLCWRCDSVVIQKELEQWFFRITSYAEELLRDLDKLAGWPERVLTMQRHWIGKSVGVEVDFPLAEPAGDLRAVRIFTTRQDTIFGATFMSLAPESPLVESLIRGRPEAGSVREFVARVSRQDRAVRTAADREKEGVFTGAHAINPFTKQAIPIWVANFVLYEYGTGAIMAVPAHDQRDFEFAKKYGIPVRLVIQNPAGTLDEPNLEAAYEEQESAGLLVNSDRFTGLSVPEAKDRIAEFVEAQGMGRRTVNYRLRDWGVSRQRYWGTPIPMVYCEACGVVPVPERDLPVVLPPDVPFTGKGASPLAQSESFVRTSCPTCGRQARRETDTMDTFVDSSWYFLRYCSPREHRQPIQPAAARYWMAVDQYVGGIEHAVLHLLYARFFTKVIRDLGLTHVDEPFQSLLTQGMVCKETYRCPTHGWLFPGELAGSEKDGWRCALCQAEGKRTPVERGRVEKMSKSKKNIVDPEHLIAAYGADTARLFSLFAAPPDKDLEWSDSGVEGCARFLNRVWRLFAELEARGAGREGERSTSTVEAPPRAIELRRLTHRTIKKVTDDIEREFQFNTAIAALMEFVNGLYKWVAERKADGAPDETAALREAARTLVLLLAPFAPHLAEELWTSLGRQPSVARQPWPEYEPALVASERLTIPIQVNGKLRSRIEVPADSTEEQVVALARQDPKLAEWLQGKSPRKVIYVEKKLVNFVV, from the coding sequence ATGAACTCCCAGTACGAACATCGCGTGATCGAAGAGAAGTGGCAGGCTTATTGGGCCCAACAGGGCACCTTCCTGGCCACGGAGGACCAGGCCCGTCCCAAGTACTACTGTCTGGAGATGTTTCCATACCCTTCCGGACGGATCCACATGGGCCACGTGCGGAACTATGCGATCGGAGACGTGGTGGCCCGCTACAAGGCGATGCGGGGCTTCAACGTCCTGCACCCGATGGGATGGGACGCGTTCGGCCTGCCGGCCGAGAACGCGGCCATCGCCAAGGGCGTGCATCCCAGCCGATGGACCGAGGAGAACATCGCCTACATGCGGGACCAGCTCCGGCGCATGGGCCTTTCCTACGACTGGGAGCGGGAGGTGGCCACCTGCGCGCCGGACTACTACAAGTGGAACCAGTGGTTCTTTATCAAGATGTATGAGCGCGGGCTGGCCTATCGCAAACGCTCGGCCGTCAACTGGTGTCCGAGCTGCGAGACCGTGCTGGCCAACGAGCAGGTGGAGGAGGGGCTCTGCTGGCGGTGCGACTCGGTCGTGATCCAGAAGGAGCTCGAACAGTGGTTCTTTCGGATCACCTCCTATGCGGAGGAGCTGCTGCGCGACCTGGACAAGCTGGCCGGGTGGCCGGAGCGCGTGCTCACGATGCAACGCCACTGGATCGGGAAGAGCGTCGGCGTCGAGGTGGACTTCCCCCTGGCCGAGCCGGCCGGCGATCTGCGGGCCGTCCGCATCTTCACCACCCGCCAGGATACGATCTTCGGCGCGACCTTCATGAGTCTGGCGCCGGAATCGCCGCTGGTCGAGTCCTTGATCCGGGGCCGGCCTGAGGCTGGGTCGGTGCGCGAGTTCGTGGCGCGGGTCTCCCGCCAGGACAGGGCGGTCCGGACCGCCGCCGACCGGGAAAAGGAAGGAGTCTTCACCGGCGCGCATGCGATCAACCCGTTCACGAAGCAGGCCATCCCGATCTGGGTGGCCAACTTCGTCCTCTACGAATACGGGACCGGCGCGATCATGGCGGTCCCCGCCCACGACCAGCGGGACTTCGAGTTCGCGAAGAAGTACGGCATTCCCGTCCGGCTGGTCATCCAGAATCCAGCCGGGACCCTGGACGAGCCGAATCTGGAGGCCGCCTATGAGGAGCAGGAGTCAGCCGGCCTCCTGGTCAACTCCGACCGCTTCACCGGTCTGTCCGTGCCGGAGGCGAAAGACCGGATCGCCGAATTCGTCGAGGCGCAGGGGATGGGCCGGCGCACGGTGAACTACCGGCTGCGCGACTGGGGCGTCTCCCGGCAGCGCTACTGGGGCACCCCGATCCCGATGGTCTATTGCGAGGCCTGCGGCGTCGTGCCGGTGCCGGAGCGCGACCTGCCGGTGGTCTTGCCGCCCGATGTGCCCTTCACCGGCAAGGGCGCCTCGCCGTTGGCGCAGTCCGAGAGCTTCGTCCGGACGTCCTGCCCCACGTGCGGCCGCCAGGCCCGGCGCGAAACCGACACGATGGACACCTTCGTGGACTCCTCCTGGTACTTCCTCCGCTATTGCTCTCCGCGCGAACACCGGCAGCCGATCCAGCCGGCGGCCGCCCGGTACTGGATGGCGGTGGACCAGTACGTCGGCGGCATCGAGCACGCCGTGCTCCACCTGCTCTACGCGAGGTTTTTCACGAAGGTCATCCGGGACCTGGGTCTGACCCACGTGGACGAGCCTTTCCAAAGCCTGCTCACGCAGGGGATGGTCTGCAAGGAGACCTACCGCTGCCCGACGCACGGCTGGCTGTTCCCCGGCGAGCTGGCCGGCTCCGAGAAGGACGGCTGGCGCTGCGCTCTGTGCCAGGCGGAGGGAAAGCGGACGCCCGTGGAGCGGGGCCGGGTGGAGAAGATGTCCAAGTCCAAGAAGAACATCGTGGACCCGGAGCACCTGATCGCCGCCTACGGAGCCGACACCGCCCGCCTCTTCTCCCTCTTCGCGGCGCCGCCGGACAAGGACCTGGAGTGGAGCGACTCGGGCGTGGAGGGCTGCGCGCGGTTCCTCAACCGGGTCTGGCGGCTCTTCGCGGAGCTGGAGGCGCGAGGCGCGGGGCGAGAGGGGGAGCGCTCGACCTCGACGGTCGAAGCGCCGCCGCGCGCGATCGAGCTGCGCCGCCTGACGCACCGGACGATCAAGAAGGTCACCGACGACATCGAGCGGGAGTTCCAGTTCAACACGGCGATCGCGGCCCTTATGGAGTTCGTGAACGGGCTCTATAAATGGGTGGCGGAGCGGAAGGCCGACGGGGCGCCGGACGAGACCGCCGCGCTCCGTGAGGCGGCCCGGACGCTGGTCCTCCTCCTGGCGCCCTTTGCGCCCCACCTGGCCGAGGAGCTCTGGACGTCGTTGGGCCGGCAGCCGAGCGTGGCGCGCCAGCCTTGGCCCGAGTACGAGCCGGCGCTGGTCGCGAGCGAGCGGCTCACGATCCCGATCCAGGTGAACGGCAAGCTGCGGAGCAGGATCGAGGTGCCGGCCGATTCGACCGAGGAGCAGGTCGTCGCGCTGGCCAGACAGGACCCCAAGCTTGCGGAGTGGCTCCAGGGCAAGAGCCCCCGCAAGGTCATCTACGTCGAGAAGAAGCTCGTCAACTTCGTCGTCTAG